The proteins below come from a single Saccharophagus degradans 2-40 genomic window:
- a CDS encoding efflux RND transporter permease subunit, translating to MIVAIIRWAIHNRFFVLLATAILVGVGIFSIRNTPVDAIPDLSDVQVIIKTSYPGQAPQVVEDQVTYPLTTAMLSVPGARTVRGYSFFGDSYVYVIFNEKTDLYWARSRVLEYLSQVAPSLPAEATPQLGPDATGVGWVYVYALVDKTGKHDISQLRSLQDWFLKYELQTVEGVSEVAAIGGMVKQYQVTVNPEKLRAFGIPLAHIQNAIKRANQEVGASVIEMAEAEYMVRATGYIKSQKDLETIPLGVNVSGTPILLKDVANIGFGPQMRRGIGELNGQGETVGGVVVMRFGENAQSTIRAVKEKLTSIKQGLPDGVEIVTVYDRSGLIERAINNLWHKLVEELVMVALVCIVFLFHIRSSLVAIVSLPIGILAAFSVMYFQGLNANIMSLGGIAIAIGAMVDGAIVLIENMHKHIEKLKAEGGELTDKNRWHVVGAAATEVGPALFFSLLIITVSFIPVFTLEAQEGRMFSPLAYTKTYAMAAAAGLAITLVPVLMGYFIRGNIIAENKNPVNRLLIAAYTPLLSGVLRFPKSTLLVALIVLVSSWYPVQRIGSEFMPQLDEGDMMYMPTTYPGISIGKAREILQQTDKLIATVPEVKNVFGKIGRAETATDPAPLSMIETFIQLKPRSEWRAGVTPESLQKELNSLVTLPGVSNTWVMPIKTRIDMLATGIKTPVGIKVAGPKLATIQSIGEQLENILPQVQGTASVYSERVAGGRYIKVDIQREKAARFGLNIADVQQVIASAIGGTNVTYTVEGLERYPVNIRYPQSYRASPEQLALLPIVTPNGQRIALGDVAHVKIEDGAPSIKSENARINGWVYVDIEKVDVGSYVAQAKKIVTQQLDLPAGYTITWAGQYEYMERAKEKLSYVIPLTLAIIIVLLYLNFRRVAPVAMLVVTLPLSLVGSVWLMYWLNFDFSIAVGVGFIALAGVAAETGVIMLVYLDHAYRDLLIAHKAPTKLQLQQALLQGAAKRVRPVVMTAGATIIGLVPIMLGDGTGSEIMSRLAAPMVGGMVSAVLLTLLVLPALYFMVVAQQKNEV from the coding sequence ATGATTGTTGCCATTATTCGTTGGGCTATACACAACCGCTTTTTTGTTTTACTCGCCACTGCAATACTGGTGGGGGTTGGTATTTTTTCTATTCGCAACACACCGGTCGATGCCATACCCGATTTATCCGATGTGCAAGTAATAATAAAAACCAGCTACCCTGGCCAAGCACCGCAAGTAGTAGAAGACCAAGTGACCTACCCGCTTACTACTGCCATGCTTTCTGTACCCGGTGCGCGCACAGTGCGGGGTTATTCATTTTTTGGCGATTCTTACGTTTACGTAATTTTTAACGAAAAAACCGATTTGTATTGGGCGCGCAGTCGCGTATTGGAATACTTAAGCCAAGTGGCGCCTTCATTACCTGCAGAAGCTACACCGCAATTGGGGCCAGATGCTACAGGCGTTGGTTGGGTGTATGTATATGCGCTGGTAGATAAAACCGGTAAGCACGATATTAGCCAGCTGCGCAGCCTGCAGGATTGGTTTTTAAAATATGAACTGCAAACCGTAGAGGGTGTAAGTGAAGTAGCCGCTATTGGCGGCATGGTAAAACAGTATCAAGTAACAGTTAACCCAGAAAAATTGCGCGCCTTTGGAATACCCCTTGCGCATATACAAAATGCTATAAAGCGCGCAAACCAAGAAGTGGGCGCATCGGTAATTGAAATGGCCGAAGCGGAATATATGGTACGCGCCACGGGCTACATTAAAAGCCAAAAAGATCTAGAAACCATTCCTCTAGGTGTGAACGTAAGTGGCACGCCTATTTTGTTAAAAGATGTTGCCAATATAGGTTTTGGCCCTCAAATGCGTCGCGGTATTGGCGAGCTAAATGGCCAAGGCGAAACCGTGGGTGGCGTGGTGGTAATGCGTTTTGGAGAAAACGCGCAATCTACCATTCGCGCAGTAAAAGAAAAATTAACCAGTATTAAACAAGGCCTGCCCGATGGGGTAGAAATAGTTACCGTTTACGATCGCTCGGGTTTAATAGAGCGCGCTATTAATAATTTATGGCACAAGCTAGTCGAAGAGCTGGTGATGGTAGCGTTGGTATGTATTGTATTTCTATTTCACATTCGCTCTTCTCTAGTGGCCATAGTAAGTTTACCCATCGGTATTTTAGCCGCATTTAGCGTTATGTATTTTCAGGGTTTAAATGCCAACATAATGAGCTTGGGTGGTATAGCTATTGCCATTGGCGCAATGGTAGATGGGGCCATAGTACTGATAGAAAATATGCACAAGCATATAGAAAAACTCAAAGCCGAAGGCGGTGAGCTAACCGATAAAAATCGCTGGCATGTTGTGGGCGCCGCTGCCACTGAAGTTGGCCCCGCTTTATTTTTTAGTTTGTTAATTATTACCGTAAGCTTTATTCCAGTATTTACCTTAGAGGCCCAAGAGGGGCGTATGTTTTCGCCCTTGGCCTACACCAAAACCTACGCAATGGCTGCTGCTGCTGGCTTAGCCATTACACTTGTGCCGGTGTTAATGGGGTATTTTATACGCGGTAATATTATTGCCGAGAATAAAAACCCGGTTAATCGGTTATTAATTGCTGCCTATACGCCACTTTTATCGGGCGTATTGCGCTTTCCTAAAAGCACCTTGTTGGTGGCGCTAATAGTATTGGTAAGCAGTTGGTACCCTGTGCAGCGTATTGGCAGTGAGTTTATGCCGCAGTTGGACGAAGGCGATATGATGTATATGCCTACTACCTACCCCGGTATTTCTATTGGTAAAGCGCGCGAAATACTACAACAAACCGACAAGCTTATTGCCACCGTACCAGAAGTAAAAAATGTATTTGGCAAAATAGGTCGTGCAGAAACTGCCACCGATCCTGCGCCGCTATCTATGATAGAAACCTTTATTCAGTTAAAGCCCCGCAGTGAATGGCGCGCAGGTGTAACCCCAGAAAGTTTGCAGAAAGAGCTAAATAGTTTGGTAACGCTGCCGGGTGTAAGTAATACATGGGTTATGCCAATAAAAACGCGCATAGATATGTTAGCAACAGGCATTAAAACCCCAGTGGGTATTAAAGTGGCAGGGCCTAAGCTTGCAACTATACAAAGTATTGGTGAGCAACTAGAAAATATATTGCCACAAGTACAGGGTACCGCTTCGGTGTATTCCGAGCGGGTTGCTGGTGGGCGTTATATAAAAGTGGATATACAGCGTGAAAAAGCCGCGCGCTTTGGTTTAAATATTGCCGATGTACAACAGGTGATAGCGTCCGCTATTGGCGGCACCAATGTGACTTATACGGTAGAAGGGTTGGAGCGTTACCCCGTAAATATCCGCTACCCGCAATCCTATCGTGCATCCCCCGAGCAGCTTGCGCTATTGCCAATTGTTACACCTAATGGCCAGCGTATTGCCCTGGGCGATGTAGCGCACGTAAAAATAGAGGATGGCGCACCCAGCATTAAAAGTGAAAACGCGCGCATAAACGGTTGGGTATATGTAGATATAGAAAAAGTAGATGTGGGAAGTTACGTTGCGCAAGCAAAAAAAATAGTGACGCAGCAGTTAGATTTACCCGCGGGCTATACCATTACATGGGCTGGCCAATATGAATATATGGAGCGCGCTAAAGAGAAGCTAAGTTACGTAATTCCACTTACGCTCGCCATAATTATTGTGCTGTTGTATTTAAATTTTAGGCGAGTAGCACCGGTTGCTATGCTGGTTGTTACGCTGCCGCTTTCGTTAGTTGGCAGTGTGTGGCTAATGTATTGGCTGAATTTTGATTTTTCTATTGCGGTGGGTGTGGGCTTTATTGCACTGGCTGGGGTTGCCGCCGAAACAGGGGTTATTATGTTGGTGTATTTAGATCACGCCTATAGGGATTTATTGATTGCCCACAAAGCGCCAACCAAACTGCAATTACAACAGGCCCTGCTACAAGGCGCAGCTAAGCGTGTAAGACCAGTAGTAATGACCGCCGGTGCAACTATTATTGGCTTGGTACCTATTATGCTAGGCGATGGTACCGGCTCGGAAATTATGAGCAGGCTCGCCGCACCCATGGTGGGTGGCATGGTGAGTGCTGTATTGCTAACGCTGCTGGTATTGCCCGCACTATATTTTATGGTGGTTGCGCAGCAAAAGAATGAGGTGTAA
- a CDS encoding efflux RND transporter periplasmic adaptor subunit, translating into MKNVVLGGVVGFALGAGALWALTSLITDRGQINEAAEAKPLYWVAPMDPNYRRDKPGKSPMGMDLIPVYNNDASSGAAGTVIISPNVENNLGVRTAKVQLQPLHTQIKTVGYVQYDQDNLVHAHPRVSGWIEKLYVKSAGDPVQKGQPLYSLYSPELVSAQEELILALNTGNTKLVKSVESRLKALHFPAKEIAELTHTRKVQQAVMFPSPQNGVVDNLNIREGFYVTPGTTLMSIGTLDEVWVVAEVFERQASLVQVGQPVTMYLDYLPNKQWAGKVDYVYPSLDAKTRTARVRLRFKNADHLLKPNMFAEVIIHVANAENALVIPREAVIRTGSQDRVVLALGDGQFKSVAVELGRMDDNFVEILEGLEENERIVTSAQFLLDSESSKTSDFKRMDHSQNLLAPVWVEAKVEQVMAVMNMVKLTHEPIPEWDWPVMTMMFFVDDSIDMGQFETGLTLHVQIEKDADEDYVITQVHIPNGTAPHASGGAK; encoded by the coding sequence ATGAAGAATGTTGTATTGGGTGGTGTGGTTGGGTTTGCTTTGGGTGCTGGGGCGCTATGGGCTTTAACGAGTTTAATAACCGACCGCGGGCAAATAAATGAAGCGGCGGAGGCAAAGCCTTTGTATTGGGTGGCGCCTATGGACCCAAACTATCGCCGCGATAAACCGGGTAAGTCGCCCATGGGTATGGATTTGATACCCGTGTATAACAACGATGCATCCAGTGGTGCTGCGGGTACCGTTATTATTTCGCCCAATGTCGAAAATAATTTGGGCGTGCGTACTGCCAAAGTGCAATTGCAGCCATTGCACACCCAAATTAAAACCGTGGGCTATGTGCAGTACGATCAAGACAACCTAGTACATGCTCACCCGCGGGTTTCCGGTTGGATAGAAAAACTATACGTTAAATCTGCCGGCGACCCTGTACAAAAGGGGCAGCCCCTTTACTCGCTTTATTCCCCAGAGCTTGTAAGCGCTCAAGAGGAGCTTATCCTCGCATTAAATACTGGTAACACCAAGCTCGTTAAATCGGTAGAAAGCCGCTTAAAAGCGCTGCATTTTCCCGCTAAAGAAATTGCGGAGCTCACCCATACCCGCAAAGTTCAGCAAGCGGTAATGTTCCCCTCGCCGCAAAACGGTGTGGTGGATAATTTAAATATTCGCGAAGGGTTTTATGTCACACCGGGCACTACGTTAATGTCTATTGGCACGCTCGACGAGGTGTGGGTGGTGGCGGAAGTGTTTGAACGTCAGGCGTCGCTGGTACAAGTGGGCCAGCCGGTAACCATGTATTTAGATTACCTGCCAAATAAACAGTGGGCAGGCAAAGTAGATTATGTGTACCCATCACTCGATGCCAAAACGCGCACAGCCCGTGTGCGTTTACGCTTTAAAAATGCCGACCATTTACTCAAGCCAAATATGTTTGCCGAAGTGATTATTCATGTAGCAAATGCTGAAAACGCTTTAGTAATACCGCGCGAGGCGGTTATTCGCACCGGCAGCCAAGACCGTGTAGTGCTGGCTTTGGGTGACGGACAATTTAAATCCGTAGCCGTCGAATTGGGCCGCATGGACGACAACTTTGTCGAAATATTGGAAGGCCTAGAAGAAAACGAACGCATTGTTACATCCGCCCAGTTTTTACTTGATTCCGAATCGAGCAAAACCTCCGATTTTAAACGTATGGATCACAGCCAAAATTTATTGGCGCCAGTCTGGGTAGAGGCAAAAGTAGAGCAAGTAATGGCGGTCATGAATATGGTTAAGCTTACCCATGAGCCTATTCCTGAATGGGACTGGCCGGTAATGACCATGATGTTTTTTGTAGACGACAGCATAGACATGGGCCAATTTGAAACAGGCTTAACGCTGCATGTACAAATAGAAAAAGATGCCGATGAAGATTATGTAATTACCCAGGTGCATATACCCAATGGCACCGCGCCGCATGCAAGCGGAGGTGCAAAATAA
- a CDS encoding DUF411 domain-containing protein, which yields MKQFSLLLSFIWLLALGQHADAEESPAVAQATPAANAIQLDVFKSPTCGCCAAWIEHVEERGFAATVNHPADLAQVKKELGIAPEFQSCHTGVSKEGYVFEGHIPANIVLKFLNSPPKDALGLAVPGMPMGSPGMEVGDRFSAYEVILLKKDGSSEVYAKVEAAKEQY from the coding sequence ATGAAACAGTTTTCATTATTGCTGTCGTTTATTTGGCTACTAGCACTTGGCCAACATGCAGATGCAGAAGAATCACCGGCAGTAGCGCAAGCTACGCCAGCAGCTAATGCCATTCAACTAGATGTATTTAAAAGCCCTACCTGCGGCTGTTGCGCTGCGTGGATAGAGCACGTTGAAGAGCGTGGCTTTGCTGCCACAGTTAACCACCCGGCTGATCTCGCGCAGGTTAAAAAGGAATTAGGCATAGCGCCCGAGTTTCAATCCTGTCACACCGGTGTATCTAAAGAAGGCTACGTGTTTGAAGGCCATATTCCAGCCAATATTGTGTTGAAGTTTTTAAACTCCCCACCAAAAGATGCGCTTGGTTTAGCTGTGCCAGGTATGCCAATGGGCAGCCCCGGAATGGAAGTAGGCGATCGCTTTAGTGCCTATGAAGTAATTTTGCTTAAAAAAGATGGCAGCAGCGAAGTGTATGCCAAGGTAGAGGCAGCGAAAGAGCAATATTAG
- a CDS encoding sensor domain-containing diguanylate cyclase, translated as MFFSVQMAVAQVKTPADGKLVIQQGLAFLEDKSGALSFEDVQTRGDWQLQASGNFSQGYNRSAWWLKFELLNTQQANIWLLEVAYPILDYVTVYVGNPQGVYTKVEMGDKLPFDSRPIKHRNFLVPLDLTKREPVTIYIRVASSSSVQFPLVLWEPKRFSEFHSNEYLLHGFLFGGLFVIALYNFLVFTVLRQRAYIYYVAYITCLTAFAASLSGLSFRYLWPNATLWNDISILFSLAGLVLFASIFCWVFLDVKTFRQKFVIYCFQFYFVVLPLLIVGVFIFPYYIMIKLLILFGVLACGLGFAAGIIAWLEGRPSAKYYTVAWALFYSGGIVLALTKLAIIEQTIFSENALQFGSLIEAVLLSFALAERMNIERALRLDAQKRAYDIEYQAKIELEKRVIDRTEELELANEKLRELSDTDQLTGLKNRRFLNHYLEDEFARSCRYGHRMSILLVDIDKFKHINDNYGHTVGDTCIQAIAKVLLESNRQPSDLVARYGGEEFCIVLPETDVEGALHVANRLLDMVRNTPIYAAANTINVTCSIGCYTAVPNSTKQIIAFIDNADTALYEAKKTGRDKVVVYKDDNPL; from the coding sequence ATGTTTTTTAGCGTGCAAATGGCTGTGGCTCAAGTAAAAACACCGGCAGATGGCAAGTTAGTTATTCAGCAGGGGCTAGCTTTTTTAGAAGATAAAAGCGGCGCACTAAGCTTTGAGGATGTTCAAACGCGTGGTGATTGGCAGTTACAAGCATCGGGGAATTTCTCGCAGGGGTATAACCGTTCCGCTTGGTGGCTTAAGTTTGAATTGCTAAATACTCAGCAGGCGAATATCTGGCTGTTAGAGGTGGCCTACCCCATTCTAGATTACGTAACCGTATATGTTGGCAACCCGCAAGGGGTATACACCAAAGTAGAAATGGGCGATAAGCTGCCGTTTGATTCTCGGCCAATTAAACATCGCAACTTTTTGGTGCCGCTGGATTTAACTAAGCGCGAGCCAGTAACTATTTATATTCGGGTCGCTTCCAGTAGCTCTGTCCAGTTTCCGTTAGTATTGTGGGAGCCGAAGCGCTTTTCCGAATTTCACTCCAACGAATACTTACTGCATGGTTTTTTATTTGGTGGTTTGTTTGTTATCGCGCTCTATAACTTTCTAGTTTTTACGGTACTGCGCCAGCGCGCTTATATTTACTATGTGGCCTATATTACTTGCCTAACAGCGTTTGCGGCGAGTTTAAGTGGTTTGAGCTTTCGTTACCTATGGCCCAATGCAACACTGTGGAACGATATATCAATTTTGTTTTCGCTTGCCGGTTTGGTGCTGTTTGCCAGTATATTTTGTTGGGTGTTTTTAGATGTAAAAACATTTAGGCAAAAGTTCGTCATTTACTGCTTCCAATTCTACTTTGTTGTTTTGCCGTTGCTTATCGTCGGGGTGTTTATTTTCCCGTATTACATAATGATAAAACTGCTAATTTTGTTTGGTGTGTTGGCATGCGGTTTGGGGTTTGCTGCAGGCATAATTGCATGGCTAGAAGGGCGCCCCTCGGCAAAATATTACACCGTAGCTTGGGCGCTGTTTTACAGTGGCGGCATAGTGTTGGCACTTACTAAGCTCGCAATTATTGAGCAAACTATTTTTTCTGAAAATGCGTTGCAGTTCGGTTCGCTAATAGAAGCTGTGCTACTTAGTTTTGCATTGGCGGAGCGTATGAACATCGAGCGTGCATTGCGGCTAGACGCTCAAAAGCGCGCCTACGATATTGAGTATCAAGCCAAAATAGAATTAGAAAAGCGTGTAATAGATAGAACCGAAGAATTGGAGCTAGCCAATGAAAAACTGCGCGAACTTAGCGATACAGACCAGCTTACGGGTTTAAAGAATCGTCGCTTTTTAAACCACTACCTAGAAGACGAATTTGCGCGCAGTTGCCGTTATGGCCATCGCATGAGCATTCTTTTGGTAGATATAGATAAATTTAAGCATATTAACGATAACTATGGGCACACCGTTGGGGATACCTGTATTCAGGCTATTGCCAAAGTATTGTTGGAGTCAAACCGCCAGCCATCGGACCTAGTTGCCCGCTACGGTGGTGAAGAGTTTTGCATTGTATTACCCGAAACAGATGTAGAAGGCGCATTACACGTAGCAAATAGGCTGTTAGACATGGTGCGCAATACGCCTATTTACGCCGCAGCAAATACTATTAATGTAACGTGTAGCATAGGCTGTTACACGGCTGTGCCCAATTCGACTAAGCAAATAATCGCTTTTATCGATAATGCCGATACTGCGCTGTACGAAGCTAAAAAGACAGGCAGAGATAAAGTTGTGGTGTATAAGGACGACAACCCCCTGTGA
- a CDS encoding DUF4396 domain-containing protein, translated as MATQHLGATAPCCNKNTQPSGGFWRDKKVWQRSAYNTGWCLLGCAIGDFGTILAFQLWSPTTPAILVMGLAMMNGLLTSIMLETLLLRRSMTWGIAFKTAIGMSLVSMIAMELAMNLTDYALVGAAALTWWSVLPSLAAGFIAPWPYNYWRLKKYGKACH; from the coding sequence ATGGCTACTCAACATTTAGGTGCCACAGCACCTTGCTGTAACAAGAATACGCAACCTTCTGGCGGGTTCTGGCGCGATAAAAAAGTTTGGCAGCGCTCGGCATACAACACAGGTTGGTGTTTGCTTGGCTGTGCTATTGGTGACTTTGGCACCATATTAGCTTTTCAGCTGTGGTCACCTACAACCCCCGCTATCTTGGTGATGGGCTTAGCGATGATGAACGGGCTGCTTACCAGCATTATGTTGGAAACCCTATTATTGCGTCGCTCCATGACTTGGGGAATAGCGTTTAAAACGGCGATAGGTATGAGCCTAGTGAGCATGATTGCGATGGAGCTGGCCATGAACCTTACCGACTACGCCTTGGTGGGTGCGGCGGCGCTTACTTGGTGGTCGGTTCTGCCTAGCTTGGCCGCGGGTTTTATAGCGCCTTGGCCTTATAACTACTGGCGTTTAAAGAAATATGGTAAGGCCTGCCATTAG
- a CDS encoding heavy metal-responsive transcriptional regulator codes for MKIGEVTAELGISVDTLRYYEKINLLTNIKRGAAGQREYTAADMARVRFIKRAQKMGFSLDDIASLLAFRDAPAQSKPMVRNMVAEKVTEINHQLQELSALRDELTALTAACEITEDNCPILDNFNKK; via the coding sequence ATGAAAATTGGCGAAGTAACCGCAGAGCTAGGTATAAGCGTAGATACATTACGCTATTACGAAAAAATAAATCTACTAACAAATATTAAGCGCGGTGCGGCTGGGCAGCGCGAATATACCGCTGCCGATATGGCGCGCGTAAGGTTTATAAAGCGCGCTCAGAAAATGGGTTTTAGTTTAGACGATATAGCCAGCCTACTGGCTTTTAGGGATGCGCCTGCGCAAAGTAAACCCATGGTGCGCAATATGGTGGCAGAAAAGGTCACAGAAATTAATCATCAGCTTCAAGAGCTAAGCGCCCTGCGCGATGAGCTAACGGCGCTTACTGCTGCCTGTGAAATAACGGAAGACAACTGCCCTATTCTCGATAATTTCAATAAAAAATAA
- a CDS encoding serine/threonine protein kinase: protein MSRISQKISFSIRNKIFFLVLIAFSVMIVAISWQIGEQAKRVSTQTVSKSLAQSSVILNTKIISRFETIRDVAIGLARDGRVLPLVYESESATLQDLSLEFQRALGFNILFFTDASGTILARSDRPEAIGANLAGKGELFDKALTGETSTGIFVSQGKLMQMVVVPVFDNVAQDIIRGTIALAYELSQELAQEINALTASEVGFFVFTRNNQREINGVSSTYNTNLVLGNALAQRLTADNNLWQNIATAGVNFKETQLIIGEEEYLAVTQILGNSTDQPLGFVMVLRSRSELMQPFVAIQRRVLIVGGICLLLASVLAWLFALRLSRPIVELVTVTNSIREGQFDAARRKSIGNDEVGLLYDAVFTMGKSLQEKTELEDYLALVSDELAVNEKINLDAEADGEVTELSEQAPVLTAKKSKPPLQNIIVDERYKIIEKLGAGAMGTVFLALDIELDEKVAIKMMPKSLIDQHTGINYKEEIRLARQITHRNILRIFDFGAWKNYYYITMEFISGYDLSDLLRIKGAFESNVGVVMAKQICSAMNAAHEQGIIHRDLKPTNMIINRQGVLKIMDFGLAMKVGKQDSGEPSKGNTADTKTMVAGTPRYMAPEQFTDGELDQRTDIYAIGIILYAIFNGKPPFNNKGYEALAKQHFNSPVPEMEGKGAQLSGGLRAIIHKCLAKQPETRYQTVREILDDLAILA, encoded by the coding sequence ATGAGTCGAATAAGCCAAAAAATATCGTTTAGTATTCGCAACAAAATATTCTTTTTAGTGCTTATTGCTTTTAGTGTAATGATTGTAGCCATTTCGTGGCAAATTGGTGAGCAAGCGAAGCGCGTTTCCACCCAAACTGTGTCTAAATCTTTGGCGCAGTCGAGTGTAATTTTAAATACTAAAATTATTAGTCGCTTCGAAACAATTCGCGATGTGGCAATAGGACTAGCGCGAGATGGGCGCGTACTGCCATTAGTGTATGAAAGTGAATCGGCTACGCTACAAGATTTAAGCTTAGAATTTCAGCGTGCATTGGGCTTTAATATTTTATTTTTCACCGACGCTAGCGGCACTATTTTAGCTAGGTCAGACAGGCCAGAAGCGATAGGTGCAAACTTAGCAGGCAAAGGCGAATTGTTTGACAAAGCCCTCACTGGCGAAACCAGCACAGGTATTTTTGTAAGCCAGGGTAAGTTAATGCAAATGGTGGTAGTGCCAGTATTTGATAACGTAGCCCAAGATATCATTCGCGGCACCATCGCCCTAGCCTACGAGCTTTCGCAAGAGCTGGCGCAAGAAATTAACGCACTCACCGCAAGTGAAGTTGGCTTTTTTGTATTTACCCGCAACAACCAAAGAGAAATTAACGGGGTATCCAGTACTTATAACACTAACTTAGTGCTGGGCAATGCTTTGGCACAAAGGTTAACCGCAGATAATAACCTGTGGCAAAACATTGCCACCGCAGGGGTAAACTTTAAAGAAACGCAATTAATTATTGGCGAAGAAGAATACTTGGCGGTAACTCAAATATTAGGTAACAGCACCGACCAGCCCTTAGGTTTTGTTATGGTGTTGCGCTCTCGCTCAGAACTAATGCAGCCCTTTGTTGCAATACAACGTCGTGTATTAATAGTGGGCGGCATATGTTTGCTACTGGCTAGTGTGTTGGCTTGGTTGTTTGCCCTGCGGTTAAGCCGCCCAATAGTGGAGTTGGTAACCGTTACCAACAGTATTCGTGAGGGCCAATTCGACGCAGCTAGGCGCAAATCGATAGGCAACGACGAGGTAGGGTTGCTGTACGATGCCGTATTCACCATGGGTAAATCGCTACAGGAGAAAACAGAGCTGGAAGACTACCTCGCTTTAGTATCCGATGAGTTAGCGGTTAACGAAAAAATTAATTTAGATGCAGAGGCAGACGGCGAAGTAACGGAGCTGTCTGAACAAGCACCAGTGCTAACCGCAAAAAAATCAAAGCCGCCCTTACAAAATATTATTGTTGATGAGCGCTACAAAATTATTGAAAAACTGGGTGCGGGCGCGATGGGCACAGTGTTTTTAGCGTTAGATATAGAGCTAGATGAAAAAGTTGCCATCAAAATGATGCCAAAATCATTAATTGATCAGCACACGGGTATTAATTACAAAGAAGAAATTCGCTTAGCGCGGCAAATCACTCACCGAAATATTTTAAGAATTTTCGATTTTGGTGCCTGGAAGAACTATTACTACATCACTATGGAGTTTATTTCTGGCTACGATTTGAGTGATTTACTAAGAATAAAAGGCGCGTTCGAAAGTAATGTGGGTGTAGTTATGGCCAAGCAAATTTGTTCGGCTATGAATGCCGCGCATGAGCAAGGCATTATCCACCGCGATTTAAAACCAACCAATATGATTATAAATCGCCAAGGTGTGTTAAAAATAATGGATTTTGGTTTGGCGATGAAGGTGGGTAAGCAAGATAGCGGTGAACCGAGTAAGGGCAATACCGCAGACACGAAAACAATGGTAGCAGGCACACCGCGCTATATGGCGCCAGAACAATTTACCGATGGCGAGCTGGATCAACGCACAGATATTTATGCTATTGGTATTATCTTATATGCCATTTTTAATGGTAAGCCGCCGTTCAATAACAAGGGTTACGAGGCGTTAGCGAAACAGCACTTTAATAGCCCTGTCCCAGAAATGGAAGGTAAAGGAGCGCAGCTTTCTGGTGGTTTGCGAGCAATTATTCACAAGTGTTTAGCTAAACAACCAGAAACACGCTATCAAACAGTACGCGAGATTCTTGATGACTTAGCGATACTGGCCTAA